In Brienomyrus brachyistius isolate T26 unplaced genomic scaffold, BBRACH_0.4 scaffold33, whole genome shotgun sequence, a genomic segment contains:
- the LOC125721481 gene encoding uncharacterized protein LOC125721481, which produces MAGILPKSKAKGVDFCGVDKNYYVIRSDLGCFMYSKNFHRGSDLTIYSLHPSCQGGDHYLAFDNNTFYIIKGNTYRRVSDMSKDLDAVVYNLHPNCQGGDHYLSANGDFYIIFKSRGVYHKTSNMNNDIDAAEYQLHPNCKDGLYYWGTKSYSYFLKPKDEWGVQYHKTNNLNKDTHADTFSIHPDVLNFLPGGLGQTHGPAFGKWDLIKMISNDSEIPVTWEKKITRKVGFTKSKSSSIEHNWKVNISGTYQAGILTEAIAKLQFSLSAEYGGVSVNTESENWEEATEVAETMTLTLQPNSKMYVWQYKLGLGKEDVLFCRDMVFDDDPNPPSIIPLPPANE; this is translated from the coding sequence ATGGCCGGGATCCTCCCAAAGAGCAAAGCCAAAGGGGTTGATTTCTGTGGTGTAGATAAGAATTATTATGTAATTCGCTCTGATCTTGGCTGTTTCATGTACTCAAAAAATTTCCACCGAGGCTCTGACCTCACGATTTACAGCTTGCATCCCTCCTGTCAGGGTGGAGACCACTATCTGGCCTTTGACAATAATACATTCTACATCATCAAAGGCAACACTTATCGGCGTGTGTCTGATATGAGCAAAGATCTTGATGCTGTGGTGTATAACCTGCACCCAAACTGTCAAGGGGGTGATCACTATCTGTCTGCTAATGGTGATTTCTACATAATATTTAAGAGCAGAGGCGTGTATCACAAAACGTCCAATATGAACAATGATATTGATGCAGCTGAATACCAGCTGCATCCCAACTGCAAGGATGGCCTGTACTACTGGGGCACAAAGAGCTACTCCTACTTTCTCAAGCCAAAAGATGAGTGGGGGGTCCAGTATCACAAAACTAATAATCTTAACAAAGATACCCATGCAGACACATTCTCAATTCATCCAGATGTTCTTAACTTCCTTCCTGGAGGGCTTGgtcagacacatggtccagccTTTGGAAAATGGGATCTCATTAAGATGATTTCCAATGATTCAGAAATTCCTGTAACCTGGGAAAAGAAGATAACCCGGAAAGTGGGCTTTACCAAATCCAAGTCATCGAGTATCGAGCACAACTGGAAAGTGAATATAAGCGGCACGTATCAGGCAGGAATTCTGACTGAAGCGATTGCCAAATTGCAGTTCTCTCTATCAGCAGAATATGGAGGAGTCAGTGTCAACACAGAAAGTGAAAACTGGGAAGAAGCAACTGAGGTGGCAGAGACCATGACCCTGACTCTGCAGCCCAACTCTAAAATGTACGTGTGGCAGTACAAGCTTGGCCTTGGCAAGGAAGATGTCCTCTTCTGCCGTGACATGGTATTTGATGACGATCCTAACCCCCCTTCCATCATTCCACTTCCACCTGCTAACGAGTAG